Within the Chloroflexi bacterium ADurb.Bin180 genome, the region CTTGTACTCGACGTACTCAAACCGCACAACCCTTCGATTATTCAGATGGCCGATGAGCTCAGCGAACTGGCTGGCATCGAGGCGGTGAACATCAGCATCTATGAGATGGACACGCGCGTTGAGAATGCCAAGATCACCCTCGAAGGCAGCGATATCAGCTATGACACGGTGCAGAAGGTGATTGGGGAGTTCGGCGGGGCAGTACACTCGATTGACGAGGTCGTGGCTGGCCATATGATCATCGAAGACGCCAAGACTCCTCAAGATCCGCTCGCCTAGCCTTCGCTTCCCCTCTATCCGGCCATGACCCACCTGCGGCGCGAGCTGGCTCGCCTCAAAGAATACCACCAGGTAGCAGAAATCGGTGAGATCGCCCGCCGCTACTTTGCGATGAACTCGTTCGATGGCATCTTGACCATCCTCGGGGTCCTCACCGGCAACTTCCTGGCTCGAGTCAGCGACCCGACGGTCATTGTGCTGACCGGATTGACCACCAGCGTCTCGATGGCCGTGTCCGGCCTGTGGGGCGCCTATCTGACCGAATCGGCCGAGCGCCAGCGCGGGCTCGATGACCTGGAGGAGCACACCCTCTCCGACCTGTCGGGGACGCGGATCGGCCGGGCGGCACGGGTCGCGGTTGCCGTTGTGGCCCTGGTCGATGGTCTGGCTCCGCTCCTGGCCTCTGTGCTGGTGTTGTTGCCATTCTTCCTCACATCGCTCTGGGGCTCTATCACCATCAGCTACTACCTGGCCGGTGGCATTGCCCTGCTGGCCCTCTTCGTTCTGGGCGCGTTTCTGGGTCGCATCTCGCGGCAGAACATCCTCGTGGCCGGAGTCAAGATGATTCTCGCCGGACTTGCCGCGGTTGTTCTGAGTTATCTGATGGAACATCTGGTCCACCCGTAGGCCCTTCCTCAGGATATGCCCAGGATGCTGACACAATGTGTTTCGGCCACAGCCAGCTCTGGGTCAACACCAAGACCATTGGCGGCCGTGCCAAAACGGCGCGGCGAGCCTTAGGTCGGTCCGCTGACACTCTCTTCCACAGTGTGCTAGGCGTGGAGTGCGCCCATTTGACAGAGTGCGCGGCTACACTACAATAGCACCGGGTGCCCTCTTAACGATGGCCTCTTGAGCGGGCTCTGGATGCCGGCGCCTGGTAGTTAGTGGCAGTCTGCCGGATTCGGCCAGTGTTTTCGGCTCCAAGCAGCAATGCCGCCTAGATCAAAGCGTCCCTGCGGTAGCAGATGCCGCTCCTCGCACCAAGGTACAGTAGTCAGTGCGTGGTCAAACCACGCCTTTAGGAACAATTGGACAAAGGGCGCAATGCTGCAGCCAATGTCCGGCATCGGAATCGTGCTGGAGACAGGCACCCTGAGGCCCAGTTCTCGGTGCGCTCCGCCATTCCGGTGTCCTCCACTCCAAGGCCGCAACGTTGCACCGAAGGAAAGGAGAAGACAACGTGAACACCTCCCCTCGGCCTACTCCGCACTCACGCCTCCTGCGCCTTTTGATTCTGTCGCTGCTCGTCGCTTTGGCTGCCGTGCCAAGTACGGCTCTCGCCGCACCAGATTCCTGGATCTCGTTGCCCCCTCTCTCACGAGCACGAAGCGGTCACTCAGTTACGCTGCTCGCCAACGGTCTGATCCTCGCGGCTGGCGGCCGCGATGGCGGCCCGCTCAACACGGCTGAGCTATTCAACCCCGTCACGAATACCTGGAGTGCTACTGGATCACTGAACGCTGGCCGCTCGAACCACACCGCCACGCTGCTGGGCAACGGTAAGGTACTCGTCGCCGGCGGCGAAGGCACGGGTGCACTGAACTCGGCCGAACTATATGACCCAGCCACTGGGCTCTGGATGACTACCGCTGCGATGAGTGCTGCCCGCTCCGGCCATACGGCCACGCTGCTGCCCAATGGGCGCCTCCTGGTCGTCGGGGGACAGGGTGCATCCCCGGCCTTGGCCAGCGCCGAGCTCTACGATCCGGCCACTGGCCAATGGAGCGGTACCGGTTCGCTCGCAGGGGCGCGCAAGATGCACACAGCCACGCTGCTGCCCAATGGTCAGGTGCTGGTGGCGGGCGGATGGAACAGCAGTACGCTGCAGAGTGCCGAGCTGTACGACCCCGCAACCGGCCAGTGGCGCAACGTGTCCGCCATGGGCAACAAGCGTCAGGGCCACACAGCTTTGCTGCTTAGCAATGGCCGGGTGATGGTGACCGGCGGACTGAGTGGTACGTCGGCCCTCAAGAGCGTCGAGCTCTTTGACCCGGCAACCGGCAACTGGACGGCCGGCGCAGCAATGGGCACAGCGCGGGCGTTCCATGCAGCGGCCTTGCTGAGAGACGGCCGAGTGCTCATCTGCGGTGGCACGGACAACGTCAGCGCAGTGGCGCTGAACTCGTCTGAAATCTACAATCCGGCGACTGGCACCTGGACCAACGCAAAGAACATGTTGGCGGCGCGGCGTGACCACGTGGCTCAGCGCTTGCTGGACGGCCGCGTGCTGGTGGCCGGGGGTGAGGATAACAGCGTCAGGCCAATGATCTCCGCCGAGTACTACGATATGACCCAGGCGGATTGTTGGAAGTTGGCCGGCAACCTGCAAACCGCCCGCGCAGCACACGCGGCGGAACGGCTGGCAGACGGACGCGTACTCGTCGCCGGTGGCATGGGTGGTTCGGGGGCTGCATTGAGGAGTGCCGAGCTATTCAACCCAGTGACAGACACATGGATTGCGACCTCGCCTATGGCCACAGACCGCGCTAGCTGCACTGGCACCCTGCTACTCAACGGAGGTGTCCTGGTCGCGGGCGGAATGAACGCTTCTGGCGCCCACAAGAGCGCCGAAATCTATGATTCTGTTACGGGAAAATGGACGGCTACCGGCGCAATGGGCACGGCGCGCTACAACCATACGGCAACACGGCTGGCCGATGGCCGCGTTCTGGTGGTCGGAGGGAGTTACAATCTCCAGGCAAACGTTACTAACACTGCTGAAATCTTTGACCCGTCCACCGGCACCTGGACTGTTACTGGCTCACTGAAGGCGGGGCGCCACATACACGCTGCCGTTTTGCTGAATGATGGACGCGTACTCGTCTGTGGCGGCAGCGACAGCTCCAGCAACCCGATGGCCAGTGTTGAGGTCTTTGACCCCGCCACAGGCCAGTGGGCTGCATCCGCGGCCATGTCGACCGCTCGCGCTCGCCACAGCCTAACCGTCCTGCCCAACGGCAAGGTGCTTGCCGTGGGTGGCTTTAGCACCAGCCAGGCGGGCGCACTTACCAGCTCCGAGCTCTACGACCCGGCCACAGGCAACTGGACCGGCCTGGTGCGTACGTGCTATGGCCACGATAATCATTCTGCCACCCTTCTGCCCAACGGCCGCGTGCTCGTAGCGGGCGGCGGCGGCCGGTTGGGTGGCATTAGCGGGGTTGAGCTCTACCACCCCGAAATCAACACCTGGCGAGCGCTCGGCTCGATGCTCTATGCTCACTGGCTGCACACAGCAACGCTCCTGGTCGACGGTCGGGTGCTGGTAGCCGGTGGAGTTCGAGGCACCAACAGTGTCTACCCAACGTCAGAGTTGTATGTGCTGCACCAGGTGCGCATACCGCTAGTGTTGCGACCCTAGCGCCGAACAGATCTCTTACGAGTGCCAGTTGGCGCTTTTGACCGCGCCAGCGAACCCCGAACAGACCGCCTGGCAGCATCCATCGGCAGCGCGTCGTGCTGTTTGCGTCTCGGGGGTTGTTGACTAGAATGGAATCCGCTTTCTGGTCAACCCTGATGGTGCAACCCGGAGACTTGGTGGTAACGATCACGAATAGCCCGGCGCAGCTACGAACCGAGGCCGAACGCGTGCGGACACTCTACCTTCAGAGTCCGTCACACGCCCGTGCGGAACGCAGCGCCACGTTTCACGACGTTGCCAAGCGGACAATCGATATCCTGGGCGCTCTGCTGTTGCTTATCCTGCTGTCGCCCTTGCTCATCGCCATCGCGGCCATCATTCGGCTGACCTCCTCCGGTCCGGCCATTCTGATCCAGGAGCGTGTGGGCAAAGGCGGGCGTATCTTTCCCTTCTTCAAGTTTCGTTCGATGTACAACGACACAGACCGCTCCGCCGACATTCGCTTTGCCCGGGAGTATATCAACGGCAACCATACCGCTATCGCAGCGAGTGGCGGTGTGTTCAAGCCGGCCAACGACAAGCGCATCACCCCCATCGGCCGGATCATCCGCAAGGCCAGCATCGATGAGCTGCCGCAGTTGTTCAACGTGCTCCGTGGGGAGATGAGCCTGGTTGGCCCGCGGCCCTCCATGGCCTATGAGATCGATGTCTACAAGCCCTGGCACTTTCGCCGCCTCGAGGTCCTGCCCGGGATGACCGGGCTCGCCCAGGTTCGAGGGCGCAGCAGCCTGACCTTTCAACAGATCGTGTCCTACGACATCGAGTACATCGAGCGTCGGTCGCTGCTGCTGGACCTCCAGATTCTGCTCCAGACCCCAATGGTTGTCTTCTCGGGTCGCGGCGCCAGGTAGCAGCGGCGTCAAATCGCCTGTCCAATCCGCCAGCCAGGAAGAGTATTGCATGTCCCATCACTTCCCCCGTTCGCCCCTGAGAGGCACCACGCCACACCTGGCTCGCCTTGCGGCGCTGCTACTGGTTCTGGTGCTTGGTTGCTTCCCTGGTCTTTCCGTTCAGGCCGGGGCGCCGCTAGCGCCATTCGTCCTCGACCCGGCGCTGCCAACGGATGTCGTCGTGAACCCCGGCCAGGGTCTCGGACAGTGTCACTGGGTCGAAGTCAGCGTCCTGTCTCAGCCGGTGGCGAGCTGGGGCTATGACGCAACGGAAACGAATAGCTCGTGGGCAGTACTGGAACCACGGCCGGGCGAGTTCGACTGGTCACCGTTGGATGCCCAGGTTCACAAAGCAAGCGATCTGGAAAAACGCATCTGGCTCGAGCTGCTCACCACCGAAGGTCAGACGCCCTCCTGGGCCCGCGATGCGGGGGTAAGGCTCATCGGCTCACGGGGCGGGACTCCGGTGCCCTGGGACCCGGCGTATCAGGCGCTTTTGCGCCGCGCCGTGCACGCCATGGCTGCCCGCTACGACGACGACCCTACGGTAGACGCCGTGAACCTCATGGCCGGCGGATGCTACGGCGAGATGGCCATCTGTGCCCGGGAGACCGACACAGCGCTCTGGGAACAGGTCGGCTACACCGATGACCTGTTCATCAGCGCGGTGAAGCAGATCATCGACATCTACCTCGAAGACGAGTACACCTGGCCCGATGGCACTACGACCCACGGCTTTCGACACACGCCGGTGGTCCTCCAGCTCGGCGGCGGCCTGTACGGACACACTGCTGCCGTGATCCAGCCCGTGGTCGCCTACGCAATGGAGACCTACGGCATGAGGGTGTGGCTCAAGTACAACGGCCTCGGGGGCAGCTTTGACATGCAGTGGATCTTTGACAAATACAGTGATGTCACCCGGGTTGGCTACGAACCGGCCGGCACAACACCCGAATTCGACCAGAACCCCGAGCAGTACGTCATGGCCGCGTTGAAACAACACTCGAGCTTTCTTTGCCTGCAGAAGCGTTACTTTGCCCTGTCCGACCCTGGCTGGTCGAGGGCCAGAGACCTGGCGGCGCGCTATCTGGGTTCGCAGATTCTGCTGCAGGTCGAGGCGCCGCAGCGAGCTGCTGCTGGCGACAAGCTTGTCGTGAACATGCAATGGGTCAATCGGGGGACTGTGCCCCTGATGCGCCCCTTGCGGCAGGGCAGGGCCGACGTCCCGGCTTCGTACGATATCTGGCTGGGCCTGGTAGACCCGGCTTCAGGCACAGTCGTAGCAGCGAGTTCCTTCACGCCCGCTCCGCCGACAACTCGCTGGTATTCGGCACAAAAGATCGCTCTTGAAGGGCACCTGGCCATTCCATCCTCGCTCCAGTCAGGTACCTACGAGCTACGCGTCGGCTTGTTGAATCCGGACCTCCCCCGAGACAGTCCAGAACGCTACTTTCGCCTGGTCGACGGTGCCTCCAGCGACGAGGCGGGCCGCTATCAGGCTGGCTCGCTTCAGGTTACAGAGGCGGTCCCGGCGGTCTCGGCAACGCCTGCGGTCACACCGGTGCCTCCTTCGCCGCCGGTACCGCAGGAGAATGCCCTAGTCCGTCTTGTCCGGGCCCTGTTAGACTGGCTCAAGCACCTCTTCCGCTAACCCGCCGCACCGCTTTCGTGGCCTGGATCACTCCCGTTTCCAGAAGGCCATCACCCCGGCATAGAGCTGCGCAGCATGCGGCGGAGGTTCTGCCGACCCGCACTGTAGCCTCCCGCCCTGCGTCTCTTTGACCCCCTTCCGAGCGCGACCTATAATGGCACTCTGCTCGTCTCTGGAAGGGACATCTCGTAGACAATGCGCAAGATCTATCTCGATAACGCGGCTACCTCCTGGCCCAAACCCGGGCAGGTGACCGACGCGGTACTGCACTTTATGCGCGACGTTGGGGGAAGCGCCGGCCGCTCCGGCCACAGCCTGGCCGTCGAGGCGGGCCGCATCGTCTATGATACACGTGAAGCGCTGGCCACACTATTCAACGTCCCGGACCCGCTGTCCATTATCCTGACCAGCAACGCCACCGCAGCGATCAACCAGGCCTTGTTCGGACTGCTGCAGCCGGGAGACCACGTTGTAACCACCTCCATGGAGCACAACGCCGTAATGCGCCCACTGCGCTATCTGGAGTCGAAAGGCGTTCTGCTCACCGTCGTCCCCTGCTCACCTGACGGTCGCCTAGACGTCACCGACCTGGAAGCAGCGCTCCGGCCCGACACCAGACTGGTTGTGCTCAACCATGCCTCCAACGTCGTTGGCACAGTTCTGCCTGTCGCCGACGTAGGGCGGCTTACCGCCAGCAGAGGCATTCCCCTGCTGGTAGATGCTGCCCAGACCGCTGGTGCCAGGACGATTGACGTGCAGGAGATGCATATCGACCTGCTGGCTTTCACCGGACACAAAGCCCTGCTGGGCCCTCAGGGTACAGGCGGACTGGTCATTGGCAGTCGCATCGACCCCGCCGGGCTGGTGCCGCTGATTCGCGGCGGCACGGGCAGCCGTTCCGAGTTCGAGGAGCAGCCCGAGTTCCTTCCCGACCGCTACGAGTCCGGCACGGCCAATGGCCCCGGCATTGCCGGGCTGGGAGCTGGTGTCAAATACGTGCTTGAGCGCGGCATAGCGGACATTCGTGAACACGAGAGCAGGCTAACGGAGCAACTCATCCAGGGGCTGCAGGGCATTTCGGCTGTACGAGTCTACGGCTCGGGCGACGCATCGCAGCAGACGGCCACGGTGTCGTTCAACATCCATGGACTGGAATCGTCGGAGGTTGCCCAGAGGTTGGATGACGAGTTCGGGGTGCTCTGTCGCCCGGGGCTGCACTGCGCACCGTCGGCCCATCGTACTATCGGCACCTTCCCGCGGGGCACGGTTCGTTTCGGTCTGAGCGTGCTCAACACCGCCGAGGAGGTCGAGGCGGCCATCAGAGCCGTGAAGCACATCGCACGGGGCGCCCGCCAACAGGAGGGCCATTGAACGGTATCCGGGCCAGACTCAGGTCCGGCCGCCGCAAGGCCACCACGGGCGCAGCTTCGCCCCGAGTTGAGTACGCCGTGTTTCTGTTCGAATCCACGCAGGGCGCGATCAAGGCCGAGCGAGCGCTGTTGCGCGCCGGTTTGAGCATCAAGCTGATACCGACGCCTCGCCAGCTCAGCTCTGACTGCGGCACAGCCCTGCGCTGCGACTGGTCCGACGTGGATAGGGCAACGGAGGCCCTCCGGCTGGCCAGGGTGTCCTTTGCCAGCGTACACCAGATCAAGGATCAACTCTAGAAGGAGGATTACGGCATGGGCGACAAGTGCCAAGTCAAGCGCCTTACGGCCATGACCACCGCCGCTGGCTGAGCGGCCAAGCGCGGCCCAGCCGCACTGGCGCAGGTTCTGCGCCCATTGAACAACCTGTTTCCGCCAGCGGATTACCCCGACCTCCTGGTTGGTCTGGCTGTGAGCGATGACGCTGCCGTCTATCGCATCAACGATGACCTGGCCATCATCCAGACGGTGGACTTTTTCACGCCCATCGTTGACGACCCCTACACCTACGGAGCCATCGCCGCGGTCAACGCTATGAGCGACGTTTACGCCATGGGTGGTCAGGTGACTCTGGCTCTCAACATCGCCTGCTTTCCAGCGAACCTGCCGCCTGAGACCATCAGTGCCATTCTCAAGGGCGGTGCCGACAAGGTGCGCGAGGCGGGCGGTGTCGTCGCCGGCGGGCATACCGTGGACGACCCTGAACCCAAGTTCGGCATGGCCGTGATGGGCACGGTCAATCCCCGTCACGTTACTACCAAGGCCGGCGCTCGTCCGGGCGATGTGCTGCTGCTCACCAAACCGCTCGGAGTAGGCATCATCACTACCGCGGCCAAGCGCGATGCTGCCGACCCGGTGCACCTCGAGGCTGCCATCTCCTCCATGCTGCAGTCGAACCGCATTGGTGCAGAACTCGCTTCGCGCTTGGAGATCCACGCTATGACTGACATCACCGGTTTCGCCCTGCTGGGCCACTCTTGCGAGATGGCGGAACACAGCGGCGTACAACTGCGCTTTGACTCTGCTCGCCTGCCTTTCCTGCCTGGAGTCTACGACTATGCTCAGAGGCAGCTCTTCCCTGGCGGCACACAGCGCAATGCCGACTACTACAGTCCGGCGGTTCGCGTGTCGGCTGGCGTGTCGGAGGACCTGGTTCGGCTGATATACACGCCCGAGACCTCTGGAGGTCTGCTAATCGCACTGCCGGAGGCCGTGCTGCAAGAAGCACAACAGTTCCTCGAGCAGCGACATCAGCCCGTGTGGATTATCGGCCAAGTCCAGGAAGGCAGCGGAATTCTGATCCAATGACGCCGTGGCGCCGGGTAGGTTGACACCACCCCCCAGCGTCCTATAATGGGCCAGGTGTTGATGCGTGACCGCTCACAACCTGTTGCCCTCAGGCCACCAACTGACACGACCGGGAGGTCCAGCCATTTGACCCGCAACAGCCCCCGAGTGCATCCAGGTTCTAGCCCGAATGCAACACGGCACTCTCCTCGTAGCTCGTGGCTGTGGGTGCTGGTCCTGTCCACGCTGATCCTGCTGACCACGATTGTGGCCCTGATCTCCTGCACCAACCAGCCCACTCCCACGACCGAGCCAGCTCCTACCGCACCAGAACCGACCTCTCTCGCTACTGAGTATCCCGTGACATCGGCCGGCACACTCTCTCCAGCCAATCTTCCTCCGGTCATCTTTGTCATGCTCGACTGGATGAACGGCGACTGGGGCAACCCAGACTACTACTTCACCTACAAGAATCGCTATGGGCAATGGGAAACCTATACCGGCCATCCTGAGTACGGCGCACTAGGCGGATGGGCCGAGTTTCCCTGGTACAAAGTGAACCCGGCCAAGGGTGTCTACGACTGGACCGTGATCGACGACTACATTCTCACCGCCCAGCAGTACAGGGTCACCCTGCCTGATGGCAGCGTCATCGCCAAGCCAGTGGGTATCTCAGTCGTTACCTGGGAGATGCTGGAGACCGACACGCAGATCGGGGTCAATCGTACGCCTGGCTGGGTAGCCGAGCAAGGCGGAGGGCCCAGCGTTAGCTGCTACGACCCTGACGGTGCTACGGGAAGCTGCAAGCCATTCTGCACGCCCAACTTTGCCAACACCACCTGGCAGTACTGGTGGGATCAG harbors:
- a CDS encoding VIT family protein, which produces MTHLRRELARLKEYHQVAEIGEIARRYFAMNSFDGILTILGVLTGNFLARVSDPTVIVLTGLTTSVSMAVSGLWGAYLTESAERQRGLDDLEEHTLSDLSGTRIGRAARVAVAVVALVDGLAPLLASVLVLLPFFLTSLWGSITISYYLAGGIALLALFVLGAFLGRISRQNILVAGVKMILAGLAAVVLSYLMEHLVHP
- the nanM gene encoding N-acetylneuraminate epimerase, whose protein sequence is MNTSPRPTPHSRLLRLLILSLLVALAAVPSTALAAPDSWISLPPLSRARSGHSVTLLANGLILAAGGRDGGPLNTAELFNPVTNTWSATGSLNAGRSNHTATLLGNGKVLVAGGEGTGALNSAELYDPATGLWMTTAAMSAARSGHTATLLPNGRLLVVGGQGASPALASAELYDPATGQWSGTGSLAGARKMHTATLLPNGQVLVAGGWNSSTLQSAELYDPATGQWRNVSAMGNKRQGHTALLLSNGRVMVTGGLSGTSALKSVELFDPATGNWTAGAAMGTARAFHAAALLRDGRVLICGGTDNVSAVALNSSEIYNPATGTWTNAKNMLAARRDHVAQRLLDGRVLVAGGEDNSVRPMISAEYYDMTQADCWKLAGNLQTARAAHAAERLADGRVLVAGGMGGSGAALRSAELFNPVTDTWIATSPMATDRASCTGTLLLNGGVLVAGGMNASGAHKSAEIYDSVTGKWTATGAMGTARYNHTATRLADGRVLVVGGSYNLQANVTNTAEIFDPSTGTWTVTGSLKAGRHIHAAVLLNDGRVLVCGGSDSSSNPMASVEVFDPATGQWAASAAMSTARARHSLTVLPNGKVLAVGGFSTSQAGALTSSELYDPATGNWTGLVRTCYGHDNHSATLLPNGRVLVAGGGGRLGGISGVELYHPEINTWRALGSMLYAHWLHTATLLVDGRVLVAGGVRGTNSVYPTSELYVLHQVRIPLVLRP
- the wecA_1 gene encoding UDP-N-acetylgalactosamine-undecaprenyl-phosphate N-acetylgalactosaminephosphotransferase is translated as MESAFWSTLMVQPGDLVVTITNSPAQLRTEAERVRTLYLQSPSHARAERSATFHDVAKRTIDILGALLLLILLSPLLIAIAAIIRLTSSGPAILIQERVGKGGRIFPFFKFRSMYNDTDRSADIRFAREYINGNHTAIAASGGVFKPANDKRITPIGRIIRKASIDELPQLFNVLRGEMSLVGPRPSMAYEIDVYKPWHFRRLEVLPGMTGLAQVRGRSSLTFQQIVSYDIEYIERRSLLLDLQILLQTPMVVFSGRGAR
- the csd gene encoding putative cysteine desulfurase, coding for MRKIYLDNAATSWPKPGQVTDAVLHFMRDVGGSAGRSGHSLAVEAGRIVYDTREALATLFNVPDPLSIILTSNATAAINQALFGLLQPGDHVVTTSMEHNAVMRPLRYLESKGVLLTVVPCSPDGRLDVTDLEAALRPDTRLVVLNHASNVVGTVLPVADVGRLTASRGIPLLVDAAQTAGARTIDVQEMHIDLLAFTGHKALLGPQGTGGLVIGSRIDPAGLVPLIRGGTGSRSEFEEQPEFLPDRYESGTANGPGIAGLGAGVKYVLERGIADIREHESRLTEQLIQGLQGISAVRVYGSGDASQQTATVSFNIHGLESSEVAQRLDDEFGVLCRPGLHCAPSAHRTIGTFPRGTVRFGLSVLNTAEEVEAAIRAVKHIARGARQQEGH
- the selD gene encoding Selenide, water dikinase; translated protein: MNNLFPPADYPDLLVGLAVSDDAAVYRINDDLAIIQTVDFFTPIVDDPYTYGAIAAVNAMSDVYAMGGQVTLALNIACFPANLPPETISAILKGGADKVREAGGVVAGGHTVDDPEPKFGMAVMGTVNPRHVTTKAGARPGDVLLLTKPLGVGIITTAAKRDAADPVHLEAAISSMLQSNRIGAELASRLEIHAMTDITGFALLGHSCEMAEHSGVQLRFDSARLPFLPGVYDYAQRQLFPGGTQRNADYYSPAVRVSAGVSEDLVRLIYTPETSGGLLIALPEAVLQEAQQFLEQRHQPVWIIGQVQEGSGILIQ